The following are encoded together in the Deltaproteobacteria bacterium genome:
- a CDS encoding threonylcarbamoyl-AMP synthase translates to MILRINPQNPQERLLRQVVQVLADGGLIAYPTDTCYGIGCDLFNKAGIEKIYQLKRRPLSKPFSFICADLKDISEYARVSNYAYKTMKRLLPGPYTFILEGSRLVPKIMLTRRKTAGIRVPDHPICLGLVKLLGHPIISTSASRADNGVMSDPYEIAAYFKPYLDVVVDGGIIVPEPSSVISLIDDVPEIIRVGKGEVSDFE, encoded by the coding sequence ATGATTTTGCGTATCAACCCTCAGAATCCCCAGGAGCGTTTGCTCCGGCAGGTGGTGCAGGTACTGGCGGACGGCGGCCTGATTGCGTATCCTACCGATACCTGCTATGGCATCGGCTGCGATCTGTTCAATAAGGCCGGGATTGAGAAGATCTATCAGCTCAAACGGCGGCCGCTGTCCAAACCTTTCAGTTTTATCTGTGCCGATCTAAAGGATATCAGTGAATATGCCCGGGTTTCCAACTACGCCTATAAGACCATGAAGCGGCTGTTGCCTGGGCCTTATACCTTTATTCTGGAAGGGTCGCGTCTGGTACCCAAAATCATGCTCACCCGACGCAAAACCGCCGGCATTCGAGTGCCCGACCATCCTATCTGTTTGGGGCTGGTGAAACTTTTGGGCCACCCCATTATCAGCACCAGTGCCAGTCGCGCGGACAACGGGGTAATGAGCGATCCCTATGAAATTGCCGCTTATTTCAAACCGTATCTGGATGTAGTGGTGGATGGCGGGATAATTGTGCCGGAACCTTCCAGCGTCATCTCCCTGATCGATGATGTCCCGGAAATAATCCGGGTGGGTAAAGGAGAGGTCAGTGATTTTGAGTGA
- the sppA gene encoding signal peptide peptidase SppA, translating into MKKRPLYSVILILGSIILFFIGLSLLMLSFTKEGPLWSRGEKVGVIEVKGVIADAQETLKQLDKYRKNSQIKAIVLRINSPGGAVSPAQEIWRELEKVRKTKKVVASLGTVAASGGYYIASGADLIIASPGTLTGSIGVIIRFANVEDLIKKVGLDFYDLKAGTFKDSGSPVRPMTPEERAYFQKLLDNIHEQFIRDVAKGRNLPVEKVRAVADGRIFTGEEAKKLKMIDEFGNLQDAIERAGRLGGIVGKVEAIYPEKDKFSLWQLLFGESLEKTFNRLQLTPLIPAYLLTRR; encoded by the coding sequence ATGAAAAAGCGGCCGCTGTACTCCGTAATTTTGATCCTCGGTTCGATTATCCTGTTTTTTATCGGCCTGAGTCTGTTGATGCTATCCTTTACTAAAGAAGGCCCCCTGTGGTCAAGAGGAGAAAAAGTCGGAGTCATAGAAGTTAAAGGGGTTATTGCTGATGCCCAGGAGACCCTGAAACAATTGGACAAATACCGCAAAAATTCCCAGATTAAGGCGATCGTTTTGCGGATCAACTCTCCGGGGGGAGCAGTTAGCCCGGCACAAGAGATCTGGCGGGAACTGGAAAAGGTTCGCAAAACCAAAAAGGTGGTCGCTTCTCTGGGCACTGTAGCCGCCTCGGGAGGCTATTATATCGCCAGCGGAGCTGACCTCATCATCGCCAGCCCCGGCACCTTAACCGGCAGCATCGGCGTCATTATCAGATTTGCCAATGTTGAAGACTTGATTAAAAAAGTGGGGCTGGACTTTTATGATCTCAAGGCCGGCACTTTTAAAGATTCCGGTTCCCCGGTGCGTCCGATGACTCCTGAAGAAAGGGCCTATTTCCAGAAGCTGCTCGATAATATCCATGAACAATTTATCCGGGATGTGGCCAAGGGCCGCAATCTCCCCGTTGAAAAGGTCCGGGCCGTGGCGGACGGCCGCATCTTCACCGGCGAAGAAGCCAAAAAATTAAAGATGATCGACGAATTCGGCAATCTCCAGGATGCGATCGAGCGGGCCGGTCGGTTGGGGGGCATCGTTGGCAAAGTGGAGGCCATCTATCCTGAAAAGGATAAATTTTCTCTGTGGCAGTTGCTCTTTGGAGAGAGCCTGGAAAAAACTTTTAACCGGTTGCAATTGACTCCTTTAATCCCGGCTTACTTACTTACCCGAAGGTAG